GTCGTGTCGGCCACGTACAATCGTCGCCGCGTATTCGCGTGACAGCTCGCGGTCGAGCACGAAGTAGTCAAAGAACGGCTCGGCCAGCGCGATGACGTCGTCGACCGCGTCGGCCAACGGCTGTTCAGATCGGGCTCGGTCGCGTTCTCGGTGCATGGCATCGATCCAGCCGTCGAAGATCGCCACGAGCAGCCCATGCTTGTCGCCCACCGCCATCACGCTGCCCGCGCTGAGTCCGGCCTCGGCGGCGATCTGCCGGACAGTCGTCGCGTCGAAGCCCCGCTCGCGAAACAGTCGCTCCGCGGCCGCGAGCACCTTCCCCCGCGAGAGCTGACGTCGTTCCGCACGAGACTGAACGGGTTCAGTGAACATGTTCGGAACCTAGCGCGGACTTGGCCTGCTCGCAACCGCTCGATGAGTGGATGCAGATAACAGGCAGTTGAGGTGGTCAGCTGTTCGACGCGCTGCCAGACAGCCGGAAAGTCGATCGACCAGTGTCACAAGCCCGGCTCACGAGTCAGGCTGATCCGGGCGTGCTTGGGCCGGATGATGTTGGCCAGGTCGACGATGTCGGCGCCACAGCGGCGGCGCGAGGCGACCACCACCCCCAACGGCCCCGCCCCACCCACCGTCTGGACACCGGCAATGAGCCCATCGCGATCGCCTCCACGCCGCACGGTAGAAGACGACCCCGCCCACCGCGACCCAACCCTTAAAATCCCAGCTCAACCAGTCCCTGAGAAGGAACCGCACCCATCGCCAATGACGCATTGGATGCACCTGTGACCGTTGTGCAGTACTTCCGGGGTCAACGCCGTTCTTGACGCAGACCGCTGCATAGGATCAGCAGATAACCTCCCACCGCCCATGCGAGCAGTACGGTGATCGGCTGGGTCAGGCCGGCGCCGTCGAAGTACAGCAGGCTGCGTCCGGCTGCCATGAACGCATTCGGCGGGAGTAACGGACCAATGGCACTCATCCATTGGGGTAGGAACCAGACGGGGACGCTGGCGCTGCTCGTCGCGTTGCCCAAGGTCATGGTCGTCAAAGCGACGATTGCCACTCCAGGCGGGCCCAGCGCGCAAACCAAGCCAAGCCCGGCGCCGATGATGGCGAGGAGGTAGAGCATCGACAGCCCGGCCATCTGCCAGGGGCTGTGCGGCAGGACGTTCAGCCCGGGGCCGAGCATGGTGAATGCCGCGAGCCCTGCGACGATGGCCGCTACCGGGACGAGCAGCGCTCGCGCAGTCCTGGAAAGTGCCTTGGCTATGACGGCGACTGCGATGATGCCGACGATGCCCGGTATGAGCAGTGATCCGAGCAGTGTTGCCACGGCGATTCCTTGCGGATCGCTTTCAGGCAGCGGCGCGACATCATGGACTCGCAGGCGAAGCCCGGCTATGGTGGCCGCCTGCTGGGCCAGCGCGGTGATGCTCTGACTGACCTTGAGACCTTCGCCGCCGGCGATGACGGCGGTGAGCGCGGTGGAATCCACGCACATGGCAGCGACCACCTCTCGGTTCCGCACCGCCTGCTCGGCCGCGCCGACGCTGCTGTAGAGGCGTATTCGAAAGGCGCCTTGCTTCCATGTGGTCAGCTGTCGGCCCAAGCCGGTGACAGTGTGGGATGGGCCGGCGATGCCGAGCGGCATGGCGTGCGGCTTCATGTCGCTGACGGATGCGCCCGTGAAGAACCCGAAGATCAGAGCTGCCATCGCGGGCAGCACAACGATGACAGCTGACAGTCGCCACATTGGCGAGATGACGGGTCTGGGTGCCGGATCGGGATCGTCGGGGAGCGAACCCAGCTCGCCGGTTTCGGCAGGCGGCCTCGAGGTGTTCACGAGCCGTCTTTGCTGGTTTCGGTGCGCTCGGACGAGCGTTGACGGGATGAAAGCAACATCCGGCGTTCGCTGTAGGCGGGGTCGTTCGCTGCGGTGACGAGAGTATCGAAGCGCATGGTGCAGCGGCGAAGCTCGCTGTACGCCTCCCATACCGGGACGCCCGGGGTGTTCGGATTTCCGGTGCGGACAAAGGCTGCCACGGCCCGCCGGAAAGTGTGGCCGATCGGTTCGACACCCGCAGGGTCGACGTCGCGGAACATAGGAGAGGCCGACCAGGCTGGAAGATTGCCGAACAGCAGCGGAATGTCCACGGTGTGGCAGGCGCCGAGGGTCGGAGATCTCCAGTCCACCTGGTAGACGAAGCCAGGATGACCGTGGCGGGCGCGCGCCTCGGCGACCTGAAGGGCTGGGAGCCGGACCAGCCGATCGGTAGTGATGTCGGCCAGGACTTGAGACGCGGATGCGCCGGGCCGCCGGGCTGCGTAGTGGTCATAGACGGCCTGTGGGGCCGCGTCGGGCGCCAGGCGTTCCACGATCTGCAGGATGGTGTCGCGCGTGATGGCCGCGGACGCGGGGTCGATGGCCAGGAACGGGTTCATCTCCTCGGCGGTAGCACCGATCAGGACGTCGATGCCAGGGGCAGCACCGGTGGCGACGGCGGGCAGTACAGGCCCGGGCAGCCCTGGGGCGCCGGCGATCGGATGCATCGGCGGGGCCGGGGCGCCGATGCGTCGCCGGCCGCTGTCAGCGACGAGTCGCTGGTATGCGGTGATCAGCTCTTCGGCCGGAAGGTCACGCATGCGGTGGGCTGTCGCGACGCTCAGGCCGAGAAGACGCAGATATTCCTCTCCCGTCTGTTCGGCTTCCTGCGGTGACGGCATCTCAATGCCGAGGGGACCGCTCTGGGCGAAGACCCGATGGAAAAGGCCTGTTGCCGAGGGGGAACTCAGGAGCGCCACAGAGGTCACCGCGCCTCCGGACTGTCCGGCCACGGTGACGCGGTCGGGGTCGCCGCCGAAGTCGGCGATGTTCTCCTGCACCCAGCGCAGCGCCGAGATCGCGTCCAGAAAGCCCATGTTGCCCTCGGCGATGCCTGGGACACGCAGGAAACCCAGGGGACCGAGCCGGTAGTTCGGTGTGACGACGACGATGTCTTCGGCGGCGGCCAGGTTGCGGCCGTGGTAGCCCGGCCAGGCGCTGGCGCCGCTGAGCCAGCCGGAGCCATGGATCCATACCAGCACGGCTCGGGGCTTGCCGGTGACACCAGGAGTCCAGACGTTCAGGGTGAGGCAGTTGTCCTCGGCTTGCGCCAGCGCTGGCGAGCCGGTGAGCAGTTGCATCGCATCCGCGGGTCTGGCCGGGTTGGCGGGTGGCTGCGGAGCGGCAGGGCCGAAGGCGGTCGCCGGACGGACGCCATGCCATCGGGCAGGCGGCTGCGGAGCGGCGAAACGCAGGTCGCCGACCGGGGCGGCGGCGAAAGGCACGCCGAGGAAGCATGCGACGCGCCCGTCCCAGTTTCCCTGAACAGCGCCCTGCTTGGTGGTGACCACGGGGTTGGGGTCGTTCATGACCATCCTTGAGATGAGAAGGAATGTTCGTTCTCATCACTTCAGCACACCTTGGGCATGGTTGACAAGAACGAACGCTCCTTCCATTCTCGGAGGGTGCCTGTCTCACACAGTCCAGCCGCCGACACGCGCCGTCAGCACGTCCTGGCGGCCGCGCGCCGCTGCTTCCTGGACAACGGCTTCCACGCGACCTCCATGCAGGACATCTTGCGGGAAGCGCAGATGTCGCCCGGCAACCTCTATCGCTATTTCCCCGGCAAGGACGCCATCGTCCTGGCGATCGTGGAAGCCACCCTGGCCGAGGTCACCGCCGCGTTCGAACAAACGCTGCTTGACAAGCCGCCCCCGCTGCTGGAGGCCCTCACCGAGATCCTGCGCGCGATCGAACGACTGGACGACGACGAGGGCACACCGCGACTCGCGATCCAGATCTGGGGGGAGTCCCTACGAAACCCGGCGATGGCCGCGCTCTTCGCCGATGCCATCGCACCCGTCAGACATTGGTTCACCCAACTCGTCGAAGCCCATCAGGACCGTGGCCTCACCTCCGGCCAGGTGCCACCGGAATACCTGGCCAATGTCCTGCTTGGCACCATCCATGGCTTCATCGTCCAAAGAGCACTGCTCAAGCTCGATGCCGCCAGCTATGCCGAGGGGCTGCGAGGCATGCTCGCTGCCCCAGCCGGTCCAAGCGGTGCAAGCAAATCGTCTTGACGGTTCCCCCACCAACCGTAGACAGTCACCTTCCCCTCGCGATCAGCGCAAACCCGCTGGGCCAGGTGCTCGCGCAGGGCGGCACCCCGGGGAAGCCGATCTGGCCTGGGTCCAGTCGCGCACGGAGCGTGCCGCGAGGGTGACCCAGGCCTTCCAGGTCGGGATCCTGCGGGACCTCTCTCCCAAGGATCTGAGCAACGACACGGCACAGCACGTGCCGCCGATCTCCACGGCGTTCCGGGCGCTGCCGCCGCTGCGCCGTCTCTTGGGCCTCTTCATCGGCATGGGCGTCCGCCCCGAGCACATCGCCGCGTGGTCACGTCGGCGAGCTTCGGCACGGGAATCGCCAGGAACTGCGATGCCGTAGTCCGGGTTCAGGAAAGTGATTCATTTCCAGATAGTCGAAATCGGACTGTCACGCAGTGGTGATGAGAGGTGGCCGGAACCACAGTGAGTCCACCCACCTCGCCGGCCTCGCCACTCCCGTGACATGCGAGCCGAAGCGGCGGTGGTCTCCTCGTACGCCCCCCGATGGAGCACTGTCATGATCAAACTCGTCCCATGCGCCACAGCCGTATCGGCGGCCGTGGCGCTGCTCACCGGATGCGGCAGCGAAACCGGCCCGGCCGGCGCCGACAGATCCGTCGTGTTCGTCGGAACCGGTGGAACGTACCAGGCCGCGCAGCGCGAGGCGTTCGTCAAGCCGTTCACCGCGTCCTCCGGCATCAAGGTCGTCGAGGATCAGCCCGTGACTTACGCCAAACTCAAGACCATGGTGGACAGCGGGCGTGTCACCTGGGACGTCGCAGAAGCGGACCCGTACTACGCCATCGCGAACTGCGGAAGGTATCTCGAGAAAATCGACCGAACCGTGGTCGACGTCTCCTCGATCGACAAGCGGTTGGTCTCGGACTGCGGGATCCCCGACATGAAGACGGCTTTCCTGCTTGTCTACAACACCGAGAAGTACGGTGCCCAGCCTCCCCAGTCCTGGCGCGACTTCTTCGACACCGCCAGGTTTCCCGGCAAGCGCGGGATGATGAACGACGCCAAGGAGGGCGGCCTCGAGATCGCGCTCGTGGCCGACGGCGTGCCGACTGATCAGCTCTACCCCATCGACTACACCCGGGCCTTCCGCAAGCTCGACACCATCAAGAAGGACCTGAAGTTCTTCACCACCGGCGCGGAACAGCAGCAGGCGATGGAGACGGGGCAGGTCGACATGGTGCTCGCCTGGCCAGGACGGGCGAGCCAGGCCGCGCGCAACGGCGCCAAGATCGCTCCGGTGTGGAATCAGCCGATGTTCTTCTGGGACGTCCTGGTGGTGCCCAAGGGGACGCCGCACAAGGCGGAGGCGATGAAGTTCATCGCACACGCGATCACTCCCGCGGCCCAGACCACACTCACCCAGCACATCGCCTACGCCCCGATCCACCCCGGCGCGAAGTTGCCCTCGGATGAGGTGATCCGGCAGTACCTCCCGCTCGGACAGGACAAGGGCACCGGATTCCTGCGTGACATGTCTTGGTGGGCACAGAACCTGGACCCCGCCACGCAGAAGTGGACGGCCTGGGTTTCGGGCTGACCAGAAGTCGCGACTCGTAGGCAGGAGGGCGTCATGCTCGTTTCATCCACTCCCGCTGCGCCCACCCCACCGGTGGAAAGATCCCGCTGGCGGACGGGCGGGCGCCACGGCGTGCTGCTCGCCGTGCCCGCCGTAGGCCTGCTCGGCGCCGTCTTCCTGGTCCCGGTGGCGGGTCTTGTCTGGACGAGCTTCGCCGATCCGGCGCTCGGGCTCGCCAACTACCGGGAACTGTTCACCGACGGGGTCAGCGTGGTCGTCGTGCTGCGCACCTTGCGCATGGCGACGATCGTCACCCTGGTCACGCTGGTGCTGGCGTACCCGTACGCCTACCTCATGACGGTGGTCGGCCCGCGTGCCCGTTCGGTCATGGTGGCCCTGGTGCTGCTGCCGTTCTGGACCAGCCTGCTGGCGCGGACGTTCGCCTGGATCGTCCTCCTCCAGGACAACGGGCCGGTCAACGACCTGCTCACCGCGGTCGGGCTCGGCCCGCTGGAGCTCGCCGGGACGGAGGCCGGCGTCACGATCGGGATGACGCAGGTTCTGCTTCCGTTCATGACCCTTCCCCTGTACGGGACGCTGCGGACGATCGACCGGCGGCTCATCGACGCGGCGCTCGTCCTCGGCGCACGGCCCCTGACCGCGTTCCGCCGCGTGTACCTGCCGCTCTCCATGCCCGGTGTGGTTGCGGGCGCGGTGATGGTGTACATCCTCGCGCTGGGTTTCTACGTCACGCCGGCGATGCTCGGCTCGCCGGGCGAGTCGATGGTCTCCCAGCTGATGACCGTCCGCATCACCCAACTACTGGACTTCGGCGGTGGCGGCGCGCTCGCCACGGTGCTGTTCCTGCTCACGCTTCTCCTGCTGGCCGTGGTCTCGCGCTTCGGGTCCGTGGGCGCCGCCCTCGGCATGGCACCGAGGGGTGACCGTTGACGGGCGGCGGCCGACGCGCGGGTCTGGCCCTGCGGCTGGTCAGTGTGCTGGTCGGGGGATTCCTCGTGGCTCCGGTCTTCGTCGTGGTGCCGCTCGGGTTCACCGACAAGGACAGCTTCGAGTTCCCGCCGTCCGGCTGGTCGCTCCGTTACCACGTTCGCTTCTTCACCGACCCCGCGTGGGTGGAGCCCTTGCTGACCTCCCTCGCGGTCGCCGTGATGGTCACGCTGACGGCGACGGCCACCGGCACCCTGGCGGCGTTCGCGATCACGCGCCTTTGCCGTGGCCGCGCGGCCCTCCAGGGACTGCTGCTCGCGCCCATGATCGTGCCGAACGTGGTCGTCGCGCTGGCGATCTACGCGGCCTTCCTGAGCTGGGGGCTCGTGGGCACCGTGGAGGGCCTCGTGCTGGCGCACGCGGTGCTCGCGCTGCCGTTCGTCGTGATCACCGTCGGGGCGAGCCTGCGGACCCTCGACGTCCGGCTGGAGCGGGCGGCCGCGAGTTTGGGGGCCTCGCCGTTCGCCACCTTCCGGCGGATCACGTTGCCGTTGATCGCACCCGGCGTCATGTCGGGGGCCGTGTTCGCGTTCGTCACCTCGTTCGACGAAGCGGTCATCTCGCTGTACCTGCAGTCGCCGCACCTGCGCACGCTGCCGGTGCAGATGTTCACGAGCGTCTCCTCGGACGTCGATCCCACCATCGCGGCGGGGTCGACAGTGATCCTCGTCGTGACGACCGCGCTCATCCTCCTTCCCGACTTCGTGAAACGGAGAACTTCCTGATGGCCGAGATGCGAGGGGCCGCCGTCCGGCTCGTCGGCGTTTCCAAACGGTACGCGGACCATCAGCCGCCCGCGGTCGACGACGTCCACCTGGAGATAGGCGCAGGCGAGTTCATGACACTGCTCGGGCCCAGCGGCTCGGGCAAGTCGACCACGCTCAACATGATCGCCGGGTTCGAGCGGCTCACCGCCGGAGACATCATCATCGACGGGGTCAGGGTGGCTTCCCTGCCGCCGTACAAGCGTGATCTCGGCATGGTCTTCCAGCACTACGCGCTCTTCCCGCACATGACGGTGGCGCAGAACGTCGCCTTCCCGCTGGAGCAGCGGAATGTGGGGCGGCCCGAGGCGCGGCGCAGGGTGGCCGACGTGCTCGAACTCGTCGGACTGGAGCACCTGGGCGACAGGCTGCCCGGGCAGATCTCGGGCGGTCAGGCGCAGCGGGTGGCCCTGGCCCGCGCGGTCGTCTTCGAGCCGCATGTGCTCCTCATGGACGAGCCGCTGGGCGCGTTGGACAAGAAGATGCGTGAGCAGCTCCAGGGCGAGATCGCCCGCATGCACCGCGAGCTGGGCATCACCTTCGTGTTCGTCACCCACGACCAGGAGGAGGCGCTCGCTCTGTCCGACCGGATTGCGGTCTTCGACCGCGGCCGGATCGCGCAGGTGGACACCCCGAGGGAGCTGTACGCACGCCCGTCCTCGTTGTTCGTCGCCGATTTCCTCGGAGAGTCCAACGTGTTCACCGGGACGATCAGTCAACGGCACGGGAGAATGTCGCTCGTCGGCGAGGGCTACGAGCTGCGGACGGACGACGACGGCGCAAGGCTCGTGGGGACCGCCGGCGCCGTCGTGGTGCGGCCCGAGCGGACCCGTCTGTCGGTGGACGACGTGCCGGTCGAGCACGGCGTGAACGCGATGACCGCCACGGTCACCGGCATCGTCTACCAGGGCGCCTCACGGAAGGTGGCGTTCCGGACCGAAGCCGGGACGAGCGGAAGCGCCCGGGAGCCGGCCGGCGGCGAGTCCGCGGCCAGGCCCGGTGACCTGGTCACCGTGTGGTGGCGGGTGGCGGACGGCGTGGTCGTCCCCGCACACGGCGCGCCGGCCGCGGAGCCGTCCGGCGTCGCCCTCGCCGAGCCCAGGTGAGCCGCAGCGGTCCGTGCCCCTTGTTCCGGCGGTGCCGGTTGTGATCCACAGCGCCGCTACGACTCCTACGAAAGGCGGACGAGTTGTCCCATTCCCTTACCGCAACCGCACTGGCGGATCTGGCCGGCCTGTGGCGGATCCGGTGCTTCGAAGAGACCGTCACCCGATTGCGGGTCGAGGAGCAGATCGTCGGATCGGTTCATCTGTGCATCGGGCAGGAGGCCATACCGGTCGGCGCCTGCGCCGCGCTCGACCTGACCCGTGACGCCGTGTTCGCCACCTACCGCGGCCACGGCTGGGCGCTGGCCTGCGGTGCTGATCCGGCGGCGCTGTTCGCGGAGCTGCTGGGCCGGGAGACGGGCACCAACGGCGGGCGGGCCGGCTCGGCGTACCTGTCGGATCCCGACCACGGCTTCTACGGCGAGAACTCGATCGTGGGAGCGGGCGCCCCCATCGCCGTCGGCGCCGCGCTCGCCGCCAGGTACGACGGCTCCGGACGTGTCGCGCTCACCGTGTTCGGCGACGGAGCGATGAACCAGGGCGCCGTCCACGAGGCCATGAACATGGCCAGCGCCTTTGACCTGCCGGTCGTCTTCCTCGTGGAGAACAACCGGTACTCCGAGCTCACGCCCATCGCCGCGATGGTCAGGAACGCCGACCTGGTCGCGCGGTCCGCCGCGTACGGCATGCCGGGAGCCCGGGTGGACGGCAACGACGTCGACGCCGTCCGGCGGGCGGTCGCGGAGGCCGTGGACACCTGCCGGTCCGGCCGGGGGCCGGTCCTCATCGAGGCGCACACTCAGCGCCTGGTCGGCCACTACATCGGCGACGCCCAGGTGTACCGGCCGCGCGACGAGGTGGAACTCGCCCGGACGGCCGAGCCGATCGTCGTCCTGACGGCCGCCCTGCGCGCGGCAGGTGTCAGCGATGCGGAGCTCACCGGGATCGAGACCCGGGTCCGCGCCGAGATCGAGACCGCGGCGGCCATGGCCCTCGCCGCGCCGCCGGCCGACCCCAATGCTGTGAAGGAGCACGTCTATGGATGAGATCACCTATGCCCAGGCCGTCAACGCCGCGCTGCGTCGCGCCCTCGCGGAGGACCCGAGCACCGTGCTGTTCGGCGAGGACGTCGCCCTCCCCGGTGGGGTCCATGGCGTAACCCGCCGCCTGCATAGGGAGTTCGGCGAGCGCGTGTTCGACACGCCCATCTCCGAGTCGGCCATCCTCGGCGGGGCTGTGGGCGCCGCCATGATGGGGCTCCGGCCCATCGTGGAGATCATGTGGGCGGACTTCGCGTTCGTCGCCTTCGACCAGTTGATCAACCAGGCGGCCAACGTCCGATACGTCTCCCGAGGCCGGTTGACGGCGCCGATGACCGTACGCACCCAGCAGGGCGCGACACCCGGCTCCTGCGCCCAGCACTCGCAGAACGTGGAAGCCCTGTTCGCGCACATCCCCGGCCTGCGGGTATGCCTGCCCGCCACCCCGCAGGACGCCTATGACCTGCTGCTGACCGCGATCGGGTGCGACGACCCGGTCGTCGTCATCGAGAGCCGGGCGCTCTACCACTCGCTCAAGGGCACCGTCGACCAGGACGGGCCGCGGGCGCCCATCGGCGGCGCGCGCATCCACCGTACGGGCTCCGACATCTCCGTGGTGACCTGGGGGCCGATGCTGCACACCGTCCTGGAGGCCGCCCGGGTTCTGGAGGGTTCCGACATCAGCGTCGAGGTGATCGACGCCCGTTGGCTCAACCCCTTCGACACGGACACCGTCGCGGAGAGCGTCTCGCGTACCGGCCGCCTGGCCGTGGTCCACGAGGCGAACCTGACCGGCGGCTTCGGCGCGGAGATCATCGCGCGTGTGGTCGAGCGCGGCGTGCCGCTGTCGACGCCGCCGCTCCGGGTCGCCACCGATGACCTGCGGATCCCCGCCGCGCCTGGGCTGCAGCAGGCCGCGATCCCCGGCCGTGACGTGGTGGCCCGGCAGCTGCTGTCGATGCTCGCGCCCGGGGTCGCC
This genomic interval from Nonomuraea helvata contains the following:
- a CDS encoding TetR/AcrR family transcriptional regulator, which codes for MFTEPVQSRAERRQLSRGKVLAAAERLFRERGFDATTVRQIAAEAGLSAGSVMAVGDKHGLLVAIFDGWIDAMHRERDRARSEQPLADAVDDVIALAEPFFDYFVLDRELSREYAATIVRGRHDSAIFQNLRLTLIGEIQQVLSRAGHDEDRAGRAARSIYFAYLGILMTMSNGTLPDDVGREQFRDVVSLIVNRPEE
- a CDS encoding carboxylesterase/lipase family protein; translated protein: MNDPNPVVTTKQGAVQGNWDGRVACFLGVPFAAAPVGDLRFAAPQPPARWHGVRPATAFGPAAPQPPANPARPADAMQLLTGSPALAQAEDNCLTLNVWTPGVTGKPRAVLVWIHGSGWLSGASAWPGYHGRNLAAAEDIVVVTPNYRLGPLGFLRVPGIAEGNMGFLDAISALRWVQENIADFGGDPDRVTVAGQSGGAVTSVALLSSPSATGLFHRVFAQSGPLGIEMPSPQEAEQTGEEYLRLLGLSVATAHRMRDLPAEELITAYQRLVADSGRRRIGAPAPPMHPIAGAPGLPGPVLPAVATGAAPGIDVLIGATAEEMNPFLAIDPASAAITRDTILQIVERLAPDAAPQAVYDHYAARRPGASASQVLADITTDRLVRLPALQVAEARARHGHPGFVYQVDWRSPTLGACHTVDIPLLFGNLPAWSASPMFRDVDPAGVEPIGHTFRRAVAAFVRTGNPNTPGVPVWEAYSELRRCTMRFDTLVTAANDPAYSERRMLLSSRQRSSERTETSKDGS
- a CDS encoding TetR/AcrR family transcriptional regulator is translated as MVDKNERSFHSRRVPVSHSPAADTRRQHVLAAARRCFLDNGFHATSMQDILREAQMSPGNLYRYFPGKDAIVLAIVEATLAEVTAAFEQTLLDKPPPLLEALTEILRAIERLDDDEGTPRLAIQIWGESLRNPAMAALFADAIAPVRHWFTQLVEAHQDRGLTSGQVPPEYLANVLLGTIHGFIVQRALLKLDAASYAEGLRGMLAAPAGPSGASKSS
- a CDS encoding ABC transporter substrate-binding protein; translation: MIKLVPCATAVSAAVALLTGCGSETGPAGADRSVVFVGTGGTYQAAQREAFVKPFTASSGIKVVEDQPVTYAKLKTMVDSGRVTWDVAEADPYYAIANCGRYLEKIDRTVVDVSSIDKRLVSDCGIPDMKTAFLLVYNTEKYGAQPPQSWRDFFDTARFPGKRGMMNDAKEGGLEIALVADGVPTDQLYPIDYTRAFRKLDTIKKDLKFFTTGAEQQQAMETGQVDMVLAWPGRASQAARNGAKIAPVWNQPMFFWDVLVVPKGTPHKAEAMKFIAHAITPAAQTTLTQHIAYAPIHPGAKLPSDEVIRQYLPLGQDKGTGFLRDMSWWAQNLDPATQKWTAWVSG
- a CDS encoding ABC transporter permease produces the protein MLVSSTPAAPTPPVERSRWRTGGRHGVLLAVPAVGLLGAVFLVPVAGLVWTSFADPALGLANYRELFTDGVSVVVVLRTLRMATIVTLVTLVLAYPYAYLMTVVGPRARSVMVALVLLPFWTSLLARTFAWIVLLQDNGPVNDLLTAVGLGPLELAGTEAGVTIGMTQVLLPFMTLPLYGTLRTIDRRLIDAALVLGARPLTAFRRVYLPLSMPGVVAGAVMVYILALGFYVTPAMLGSPGESMVSQLMTVRITQLLDFGGGGALATVLFLLTLLLLAVVSRFGSVGAALGMAPRGDR
- a CDS encoding ABC transporter permease, with product MTGGGRRAGLALRLVSVLVGGFLVAPVFVVVPLGFTDKDSFEFPPSGWSLRYHVRFFTDPAWVEPLLTSLAVAVMVTLTATATGTLAAFAITRLCRGRAALQGLLLAPMIVPNVVVALAIYAAFLSWGLVGTVEGLVLAHAVLALPFVVITVGASLRTLDVRLERAAASLGASPFATFRRITLPLIAPGVMSGAVFAFVTSFDEAVISLYLQSPHLRTLPVQMFTSVSSDVDPTIAAGSTVILVVTTALILLPDFVKRRTS
- a CDS encoding ABC transporter ATP-binding protein; amino-acid sequence: MAEMRGAAVRLVGVSKRYADHQPPAVDDVHLEIGAGEFMTLLGPSGSGKSTTLNMIAGFERLTAGDIIIDGVRVASLPPYKRDLGMVFQHYALFPHMTVAQNVAFPLEQRNVGRPEARRRVADVLELVGLEHLGDRLPGQISGGQAQRVALARAVVFEPHVLLMDEPLGALDKKMREQLQGEIARMHRELGITFVFVTHDQEEALALSDRIAVFDRGRIAQVDTPRELYARPSSLFVADFLGESNVFTGTISQRHGRMSLVGEGYELRTDDDGARLVGTAGAVVVRPERTRLSVDDVPVEHGVNAMTATVTGIVYQGASRKVAFRTEAGTSGSAREPAGGESAARPGDLVTVWWRVADGVVVPAHGAPAAEPSGVALAEPR
- a CDS encoding thiamine pyrophosphate-dependent dehydrogenase E1 component subunit alpha, translated to MSHSLTATALADLAGLWRIRCFEETVTRLRVEEQIVGSVHLCIGQEAIPVGACAALDLTRDAVFATYRGHGWALACGADPAALFAELLGRETGTNGGRAGSAYLSDPDHGFYGENSIVGAGAPIAVGAALAARYDGSGRVALTVFGDGAMNQGAVHEAMNMASAFDLPVVFLVENNRYSELTPIAAMVRNADLVARSAAYGMPGARVDGNDVDAVRRAVAEAVDTCRSGRGPVLIEAHTQRLVGHYIGDAQVYRPRDEVELARTAEPIVVLTAALRAAGVSDAELTGIETRVRAEIETAAAMALAAPPADPNAVKEHVYG
- a CDS encoding alpha-ketoacid dehydrogenase subunit beta gives rise to the protein MDEITYAQAVNAALRRALAEDPSTVLFGEDVALPGGVHGVTRRLHREFGERVFDTPISESAILGGAVGAAMMGLRPIVEIMWADFAFVAFDQLINQAANVRYVSRGRLTAPMTVRTQQGATPGSCAQHSQNVEALFAHIPGLRVCLPATPQDAYDLLLTAIGCDDPVVVIESRALYHSLKGTVDQDGPRAPIGGARIHRTGSDISVVTWGPMLHTVLEAARVLEGSDISVEVIDARWLNPFDTDTVAESVSRTGRLAVVHEANLTGGFGAEIIARVVERGVPLSTPPLRVATDDLRIPAAPGLQQAAIPGRDVVARQLLSMLAPGVAA